CAGTTGGATCGGCACCTATGGTTACATGTATCGTGATATCCAGATGGTGCGCACTATTATGTATCTGGCGATGATCCTGGTGATTGGCGTCGCCTGCTTTAATATTGTCTCTACGTTGGTGATGGCGGTAAAAGATAAAAGCGGCGATATCGCGGTATTGCGGACGCTGGGCGCCAGCGACGGGCTGATCCGCGCTATCTTTGTCTGGTATGGTCTGCTTGCCGGGCTATTAGGCAGCGTGTTCGGCGTGATCGTGGGGGTGATCGCCACATTACAGTTGACCAATATTATCCGCGGCATTGAATCGATAACCGGTCATCGCTTTTTATCCGGCGATATCTATTTTATTGATTTTCTGCCATCGGAGTTGCATGTGATTGATGTCATCAGCGTATTGGTGACGGCGCTGTTGCTGAGTTTGATCGCCAGCTGGTATCCGGCACGCCGCGCCAGCCGGATTGACCCTGCGCGCGTGTTAAGCGGGCAGTAACCTTTTACCCACGGCCATGTGGGCAAAACATTCACTAAGGGGCGGGTCATGTATTACGGTTTCGACATAGGCGGCACGAAAATCGAACTGGGCGTATTTGATGCCGGGTTGAATAAAGTCTGGCAGAAACGGGTTCCCACGCCCAGCAATAGCTATGAGACACTGCTGAACACGCTGGTCGATCTGACCAAAGAGGCCGATGCGCAGGTAGGAATGGAAGGTAAAATCGGCATCGGCGTGCCGGGCATGCAGACCGGCGCTAATGGCGCATTGTTTACGGCGAATTTGCCGGCAACCATGGGGCGACCGCTGGCTCAGGATCTGGGGCAGCTATTGCAGCGGGAGATCCGCATTAACAATGACGCCAACTGTTTTGTGCTGTCGGAAGCCTGGGATGCGGAATTCCGGGCTTATCCGGTGGTGCTGGGGATGATCCTGGGCACCGGCGTGGGCGGCGGACTGATTGTCAATGGCCGCCCGGTTGACGGGCGCAACGGTATGACGGGCGAGATTGGCCATTTCCGCTTGCCCGCCGACGCGCTGGCGATCCTGGGTG
This window of the Brenneria goodwinii genome carries:
- the nagK gene encoding N-acetylglucosamine kinase, translating into MYYGFDIGGTKIELGVFDAGLNKVWQKRVPTPSNSYETLLNTLVDLTKEADAQVGMEGKIGIGVPGMQTGANGALFTANLPATMGRPLAQDLGQLLQREIRINNDANCFVLSEAWDAEFRAYPVVLGMILGTGVGGGLIVNGRPVDGRNGMTGEIGHFRLPADALAILGEDIPLVKCGCGQSGCIENYISGRGFEWLYAHFYQQTLPAVTIIRHYRAGDANALAFVDRFMDLLAACLGNLLTLIDPHLLVLGGGLSNFDEIYQILPTRLPPYLLPIAKLPRIVKARYGDAGGIRGAALLHLMDN